Proteins from one Phyllobacterium zundukense genomic window:
- a CDS encoding NADH:flavin oxidoreductase: MASHDDPLLQPYQLKHLRLKNRIMSTSHEPAYSEDGMPKERYRLYHTEKAKGGIALTMTAGSAVVSRESPPAFGNLHAYKDEIVPWLRELSDDCHEHGAAVMIQLTHLGRRTSWNKADWLPVVSASPIREPAHRAFPKEAEEWDIERIIGDYASAAQRMQAAGLDGIEFEAYGHLMDGFWSPATNHRDDDYGGSLDNRLRFTWAVIDAVRSLVGPDFIVGIRMVADEDWEQGLSKEEGVEIARRIAASGKFDFLNIIRGHIDTDAALNEVIPIQGMRSAPHLDFAGEIRQLTKFPTFHAARIADVATARHAVAEGKLDMVGMTRAHLADPHIVRKIMAGDEHRIRPCVGATYCLDRIYEGGEALCVHNAATGREQTMPHVIAKAQTPRNVVVVGAGPAGLEAARVAAEGGHRVSVLEASDQAGGQVRLASQNPRRKEMIGIVDWRLDELERLGVSLRYNVWAEADDVLGLDPDVVVIATGGLPQNPPLTAGDDLVVSSWDILAGAVKPGENVLLYDDNGGHQGMSAAEMIARAGSKLELVSPERFFAPEMGGMNHVPYMRAFQEKGVRVTINTRLVSVTRNGNQLVATLGSDFAPDYREERLVDQVVVEHGTLPIDDLYRELKPLSRNGGAVDYDRLVNGGAIFPVRGEGTFDLLRIGDAVHARNIHAAIYDGLRYATRF, encoded by the coding sequence TTGGCATCACATGACGATCCGCTGCTGCAACCCTATCAGCTCAAACATCTGCGGCTCAAAAACCGCATAATGTCGACCAGTCACGAGCCTGCCTATTCCGAAGACGGCATGCCGAAAGAGCGCTACCGGCTCTATCACACCGAGAAGGCCAAGGGCGGTATCGCGCTGACGATGACGGCGGGGTCTGCGGTCGTCTCACGCGAGTCGCCGCCTGCTTTCGGCAATCTCCACGCCTACAAGGACGAGATCGTGCCCTGGCTGCGCGAGCTCAGCGACGATTGCCATGAGCACGGCGCCGCTGTGATGATCCAGCTGACGCATCTTGGCCGCCGCACCAGCTGGAACAAGGCCGACTGGCTGCCCGTGGTTTCGGCTTCCCCGATACGGGAGCCTGCGCACCGCGCCTTCCCGAAGGAAGCGGAGGAATGGGATATCGAGCGGATCATCGGCGATTATGCCTCTGCTGCGCAGCGTATGCAGGCGGCGGGGCTCGATGGTATCGAGTTCGAGGCCTATGGGCATCTGATGGATGGTTTCTGGTCGCCCGCCACCAATCATCGCGATGATGACTATGGCGGGTCACTGGACAACCGGCTGCGCTTCACCTGGGCGGTGATCGATGCGGTGCGCAGCTTGGTCGGCCCGGATTTCATCGTCGGCATTCGCATGGTGGCCGACGAGGATTGGGAGCAGGGGCTCTCGAAGGAAGAGGGCGTCGAGATTGCCCGGCGCATCGCCGCTTCCGGCAAGTTCGACTTCTTGAACATCATTCGCGGCCATATCGATACGGACGCGGCGCTGAACGAGGTTATCCCGATCCAGGGCATGCGGTCCGCCCCGCATCTCGATTTTGCCGGTGAAATTCGCCAGCTAACGAAATTCCCGACATTTCACGCGGCGCGTATCGCCGATGTGGCGACGGCGCGGCACGCCGTGGCCGAGGGCAAGCTTGACATGGTCGGGATGACCCGCGCGCATCTCGCCGACCCGCATATCGTGCGCAAGATCATGGCGGGCGACGAACATCGCATCCGGCCCTGCGTCGGCGCCACCTATTGCCTCGACCGAATCTATGAGGGCGGCGAGGCGCTGTGCGTGCACAATGCGGCAACCGGGCGCGAGCAGACGATGCCGCACGTCATTGCGAAAGCGCAGACGCCGCGCAATGTGGTGGTGGTCGGGGCGGGTCCGGCAGGGCTCGAGGCCGCGCGTGTTGCCGCCGAGGGCGGGCACAGGGTCTCGGTGCTGGAGGCTTCGGATCAGGCCGGCGGACAAGTCCGGCTTGCCTCGCAAAATCCGCGGCGCAAGGAGATGATCGGCATCGTCGATTGGCGTCTGGACGAACTCGAGCGGCTCGGCGTCTCGCTACGCTACAATGTCTGGGCCGAAGCCGATGACGTGCTTGGGCTAGATCCGGATGTCGTGGTTATCGCGACAGGCGGCCTGCCGCAAAACCCGCCATTGACGGCGGGCGATGATCTGGTGGTCTCGAGCTGGGATATTCTGGCGGGTGCGGTGAAGCCGGGCGAGAATGTGCTGCTCTATGATGACAATGGCGGGCATCAGGGGATGAGCGCGGCGGAAATGATCGCGCGTGCAGGTTCAAAGCTGGAACTTGTCAGTCCAGAGCGGTTTTTCGCGCCGGAGATGGGCGGCATGAACCACGTGCCCTATATGCGCGCCTTTCAGGAAAAGGGCGTGCGCGTGACGATCAATACGCGGCTTGTCAGCGTTACCCGCAACGGCAACCAGCTTGTCGCGACGCTCGGTTCGGATTTTGCGCCGGACTATCGCGAGGAGCGTCTGGTCGATCAGGTGGTTGTGGAGCACGGCACTTTGCCGATCGATGATCTCTACCGCGAGTTGAAGCCGTTGTCGCGCAATGGCGGCGCCGTGGATTATGACCGGCTGGTCAATGGTGGCGCAATCTTTCCCGTGCGGGGAGAGGGCACGTTCGATCTGTTGCGGATCGGCGATGCAGTCCACGCGCGCAATATCCACGCGGCGATTTATGACGGGCTGAGATACGCTACGAGGTTTTAG
- a CDS encoding glycosyltransferase family 2 protein — protein MATTARRMSAAKVPTVVVVIPYYNGSDTIERAVVSVLGQTVAPNEFIIVNDGSKEEEKTFLHKLAKRYEFRIIDQANGGQGSARNAGVTASTSEYVSFLDQDDFYLKTHIQTLIEGIPENDPHFGWVYGDLIEADGDGNVIRTSMVKEHSKHPKTHILDLVRYDMHVLPSASLISRVAFEDVGGFDPQFMGYEDDDLFMRIFRKNYTNSFIDRSVTVWCIHTDSTSYSIRMSRSRLKYFKKLAAAFPDDPIKMRFFMRDILVERFHWAFVAEAIKASVDRKSKFAAHRDELLDILREYASVVSASPYVSKSFKIRLRLQIKLLSTGYPPAIRTAHFGIGTFRKFASMTRR, from the coding sequence ATGGCAACCACAGCCCGCCGAATGTCCGCCGCAAAGGTTCCAACTGTTGTCGTGGTCATCCCCTATTACAATGGTTCGGACACCATAGAGCGTGCCGTTGTTAGCGTCCTCGGCCAGACGGTTGCGCCGAATGAATTTATCATTGTCAATGACGGATCAAAGGAGGAAGAGAAGACCTTCCTGCACAAACTCGCCAAGCGATATGAGTTTCGTATTATTGATCAAGCAAACGGTGGTCAGGGTTCGGCTAGAAACGCAGGGGTTACCGCATCGACCTCTGAATATGTGAGCTTCCTCGACCAAGACGATTTCTACCTCAAGACGCATATTCAAACGCTCATCGAAGGCATTCCCGAAAACGACCCTCATTTTGGATGGGTCTACGGCGACCTGATTGAAGCTGACGGCGACGGCAACGTTATCCGGACAAGCATGGTCAAGGAGCACAGTAAGCACCCGAAGACGCACATCCTCGACCTCGTTCGTTATGATATGCACGTTTTGCCATCAGCCTCGCTGATCTCCCGGGTTGCGTTCGAAGATGTCGGCGGCTTCGATCCCCAATTCATGGGCTACGAAGATGACGACCTGTTCATGCGGATATTCCGGAAGAACTACACCAACAGCTTCATTGATCGATCCGTGACCGTATGGTGTATTCATACCGACAGCACATCCTACAGCATTCGCATGAGCCGCAGCCGTCTGAAGTATTTCAAGAAGCTTGCCGCAGCATTTCCAGATGATCCCATAAAGATGCGCTTCTTTATGCGGGACATCCTTGTTGAGCGGTTCCATTGGGCCTTCGTTGCAGAGGCCATCAAGGCTTCTGTAGACAGGAAGAGCAAGTTTGCCGCCCATAGGGATGAGCTACTTGATATTCTCAGAGAGTACGCCAGCGTCGTTTCAGCATCCCCATACGTGTCGAAGTCGTTTAAAATCAGACTGCGACTACAGATAAAGTTGCTTTCAACTGGCTATCCACCCGCGATCCGTACCGCTCACTTCGGAATTGGTACATTCCGAAAGTTTGCATCTATGACACGCCGATAA
- a CDS encoding autophagy-related protein 27, producing the protein MSKLFRSPQLTKVWNIVRVSWFLICVVVATAIGAYYGYNTYGWFGAVGTSLLGLIIGTIVGAAPQLLWM; encoded by the coding sequence ATGTCGAAATTGTTCCGCAGTCCTCAGCTAACCAAGGTTTGGAATATCGTCCGCGTATCATGGTTTCTGATTTGCGTGGTGGTTGCGACCGCCATTGGAGCATATTACGGCTACAACACCTATGGGTGGTTTGGTGCTGTTGGGACGAGTCTCCTTGGTCTTATCATCGGAACTATCGTTGGTGCCGCGCCGCAATTGTTATGGATGTGA
- a CDS encoding histidine kinase: MPEKKEPLDLNAMPPSAADIRNEVIKRAREEDQKQAKAKAIQEQKAADFAEDFLKNHVSEADVLSVRRLVANAVQAGKFEAMVYSFSSDLCSDSGRAINSGDKDWPQTLQGKAKEFYDRYQKLAKPQGFKLKAMIISFPGGMPGDVGFFLNWGSDHA, encoded by the coding sequence ATGCCAGAGAAAAAAGAACCCCTGGATTTGAACGCGATGCCCCCGAGCGCGGCGGACATTCGCAATGAAGTCATCAAACGTGCAAGGGAGGAAGATCAAAAGCAGGCGAAAGCAAAGGCAATCCAGGAGCAGAAGGCTGCCGACTTCGCTGAAGATTTCCTCAAGAACCATGTCAGCGAAGCAGACGTCCTGTCGGTTCGCCGGCTTGTGGCGAACGCTGTCCAGGCGGGCAAATTCGAGGCTATGGTCTATAGCTTTTCATCGGATCTTTGTTCGGACAGCGGTCGCGCCATAAATAGCGGCGACAAAGACTGGCCACAAACGCTGCAAGGCAAGGCAAAGGAATTTTATGATCGCTATCAGAAACTTGCCAAGCCGCAGGGTTTCAAGCTCAAGGCAATGATCATCAGTTTCCCCGGCGGAATGCCCGGCGATGTCGGCTTTTTCCTGAACTGGGGTTCAGATCACGCTTGA
- the ppk2 gene encoding polyphosphate kinase 2, whose translation MNKHDNTLRQEEHVEHKKLGKDRYNKQMKKLQIELAHLQAWVKKSGARVIILFEGRDAAGKGGMIKRITERVSPRVFRVIALPSPSDREKSQIFMQRYIQHFPAAGEIVIFDRSWYNRAGVERVMGFCSEKTTRRFLELTPLFEAAIVESGIILLKYFLTVGEEEQERRFRRRIDDPLRQWKLSPMDVTSYQRWWDYSRAYDEMLKLTDRPDAPWWIVPSDDKERARINCISHILKSIPYERVKFDAPNLGKRQKRPNGYIAPETTAAVVPDVL comes from the coding sequence ATGAACAAACACGACAACACATTGCGGCAAGAGGAGCATGTCGAGCACAAGAAGCTCGGCAAGGACCGCTACAACAAGCAAATGAAAAAGCTTCAGATCGAGCTCGCGCATTTGCAGGCATGGGTGAAGAAATCCGGCGCCCGCGTCATCATCCTGTTCGAAGGCCGCGATGCGGCCGGAAAAGGCGGCATGATCAAACGGATCACGGAACGGGTAAGCCCGCGCGTGTTCCGCGTCATTGCGCTTCCTTCGCCAAGCGACCGCGAGAAATCGCAGATCTTCATGCAGCGCTACATTCAACATTTTCCCGCTGCGGGCGAGATCGTGATCTTCGACAGGAGCTGGTACAACCGCGCAGGCGTCGAGCGGGTCATGGGTTTCTGTTCCGAAAAGACAACGCGACGTTTTCTTGAACTTACCCCGCTGTTTGAGGCGGCGATCGTTGAAAGCGGCATCATACTGCTGAAGTATTTCCTCACTGTCGGCGAGGAAGAGCAGGAGCGCCGGTTCCGCCGTCGCATCGACGACCCCTTGCGCCAGTGGAAACTCAGTCCGATGGATGTCACGTCGTATCAACGCTGGTGGGACTATTCCCGCGCTTACGACGAGATGCTCAAGCTGACGGACAGGCCCGATGCTCCGTGGTGGATTGTGCCGTCCGACGACAAGGAGCGCGCGCGCATCAACTGTATTTCGCACATCCTCAAGTCGATCCCCTACGAACGGGTCAAGTTTGACGCGCCGAATCTCGGCAAGCGGCAAAAGCGGCCCAACGGCTATATCGCGCCAGAGACTACCGCCGCCGTGGTCCCCGACGTGCTTTGA
- a CDS encoding SulP family inorganic anion transporter, with the protein MTLSIPVFRSLRGYRANWLPSDISAGLAVAAVGLPSAIAYPAIVGLPLETGLYASIAAPIGYALFGPSRILIVGPDAATMTVLAAAVTSIVVSLPADASADRAMVASLIALVVGAICLAARLLRLGVVATFLSRPILVGFFAGISVSIIVGQIGRLTGLSIQSDGLIAPFLELINESAAINWPSLLLGLSMFILLQVVRASRLPVPGPVIVVVVSAILSVLFNFQQMGIAVIGDIPFALPSISIPSLAALPLDRIVLGAAAVFLVSFGSGIVAARSFAGRSGEHVDANQELIGLGAGNIAAGLFGSFPISVSDSRTAICYSAGGKSQVAGLVSAAALIATLLYFSDAMRILPIPALGAILVAAALSLIDIPELRHIWRISRAEFVFALITMWGAISFGVLAGVVIAIAATLVHLVRQMMFPRDALLGRLGSRDGLYKLHRFPKARPIPGLALYIIQGSLLFFNADYVRERIRTIASGLPAGTRWFVLDASAIAQIDSTALAMLDDVRGDLAEDGMTLGIAELHAEVKTMLERSGLLDRIGPQYVFEDVEDAIRGFEARQKGLSEGTVAASTGLQVQTPEGG; encoded by the coding sequence ATGACCTTGTCCATCCCCGTTTTCAGGAGCCTGAGGGGATATCGGGCCAATTGGCTACCAAGCGATATATCGGCCGGGCTCGCGGTCGCCGCAGTTGGCTTGCCAAGTGCCATTGCCTACCCGGCGATTGTCGGCCTGCCTCTGGAAACGGGACTCTATGCGAGCATAGCGGCTCCAATCGGCTACGCGCTGTTCGGCCCTTCCAGGATCCTGATAGTCGGCCCGGACGCGGCAACCATGACCGTGCTGGCAGCGGCCGTGACATCGATCGTCGTCTCCCTGCCGGCGGACGCATCGGCAGACCGTGCCATGGTTGCATCGCTGATCGCCCTCGTCGTCGGAGCCATATGCCTCGCAGCGCGTCTGTTGCGTCTCGGCGTTGTGGCAACATTCCTTTCGCGGCCGATCCTCGTCGGTTTCTTCGCCGGTATTTCCGTATCGATCATCGTTGGACAGATTGGCCGCCTGACAGGGTTGTCGATTCAATCGGACGGGCTCATAGCGCCGTTCCTTGAACTCATCAACGAGAGTGCCGCGATAAACTGGCCTTCGCTTCTGCTCGGGTTGTCCATGTTCATTCTTTTGCAGGTGGTCAGGGCTTCGCGCCTGCCTGTTCCCGGTCCGGTCATTGTCGTTGTGGTTTCGGCCATCCTGTCGGTACTTTTCAACTTCCAGCAGATGGGCATTGCCGTTATCGGCGACATCCCCTTTGCGCTGCCATCCATCTCGATACCTTCTCTAGCCGCACTTCCCCTGGACCGAATCGTGCTGGGTGCAGCGGCTGTTTTTCTGGTGAGTTTTGGATCAGGCATAGTTGCAGCCCGCAGTTTCGCGGGACGCTCCGGCGAACATGTCGACGCCAATCAGGAACTGATCGGGCTGGGCGCGGGCAACATCGCCGCTGGCCTCTTCGGGTCATTTCCGATCAGCGTCTCGGACTCCCGGACGGCGATCTGTTATTCGGCAGGCGGAAAATCTCAGGTGGCAGGGCTCGTCTCGGCCGCAGCTCTGATAGCGACGCTACTCTATTTCAGCGATGCGATGCGGATTCTCCCCATCCCCGCACTTGGTGCCATTCTGGTAGCCGCTGCTCTCAGCCTGATCGATATCCCAGAGTTGCGACACATCTGGCGTATCAGCCGCGCCGAGTTCGTTTTTGCGCTTATCACCATGTGGGGAGCCATAAGCTTCGGTGTATTGGCCGGGGTGGTGATCGCTATCGCCGCAACGCTGGTCCACCTGGTGCGTCAGATGATGTTTCCGCGGGATGCTCTGCTCGGCCGTCTCGGCAGCCGCGACGGCCTCTACAAGCTGCACCGCTTTCCCAAAGCCCGTCCGATCCCGGGTCTCGCCCTCTATATAATCCAGGGCAGCCTGTTGTTTTTCAACGCCGACTACGTTCGTGAGCGCATCAGAACCATTGCCTCCGGTTTACCTGCCGGGACCCGCTGGTTCGTTCTTGACGCCAGCGCAATTGCCCAGATCGACAGCACCGCGCTTGCCATGCTCGATGACGTCCGAGGCGATCTGGCAGAGGACGGAATGACACTGGGCATCGCCGAGTTGCACGCCGAGGTGAAGACGATGCTCGAACGAAGCGGTCTCCTGGACCGCATTGGGCCCCAGTATGTTTTCGAGGATGTGGAGGATGCAATCCGCGGCTTTGAGGCCAGGCAAAAAGGACTTTCCGAGGGAACGGTTGCAGCTTCAACAGGACTTCAAGTGCAGACACCAGAGGGAGGATAA
- the lipB gene encoding lipoyl(octanoyl) transferase LipB encodes MKTNRDDLAPAFLSRDLSPPVEWLIADGLTDYDAALAFMESRVAAIRDGTARELVWLVEHPPLYTAGTSAKSGDLLVSDRFPVYATGRGGEYTYHGPGQRVAYVMLDLKRRREDIRAFVTALEQWIIATLAAFNVRGERREDRVGVWVMRPERPALPDGSPAEDKIAAIGIRLRKWVSFHGISINVEPELAHFDGIVPCGVRGHGVTSLVDLGLPVDMHDLDRALFDAFEDVFGAVER; translated from the coding sequence ATGAAGACCAACCGCGACGATCTCGCCCCCGCATTCCTCTCCCGGGACTTGTCGCCCCCGGTCGAATGGCTGATCGCCGACGGCCTCACCGACTATGATGCGGCGCTCGCCTTCATGGAGAGCCGCGTTGCGGCGATCAGGGACGGCACGGCGCGCGAGCTCGTCTGGCTCGTCGAGCACCCGCCGCTCTATACGGCCGGCACCAGTGCCAAGTCGGGCGATCTCCTCGTCTCCGACAGGTTTCCCGTCTACGCGACGGGGCGCGGCGGCGAATATACCTATCATGGCCCGGGTCAGCGGGTTGCCTATGTCATGCTCGATCTCAAGCGGCGCCGCGAGGATATCCGCGCCTTCGTCACTGCGCTCGAACAGTGGATCATCGCTACCCTCGCCGCGTTCAACGTCCGGGGCGAGCGGCGCGAGGATCGCGTCGGCGTCTGGGTGATGCGGCCGGAGCGGCCCGCCCTGCCCGATGGCTCGCCGGCCGAGGACAAGATCGCCGCCATCGGCATCCGCCTGCGCAAATGGGTCAGCTTCCACGGCATCTCGATCAACGTCGAACCGGAGCTTGCGCATTTCGACGGCATCGTGCCGTGCGGCGTACGCGGCCACGGCGTCACCAGCCTTGTCGATCTCGGCCTGCCGGTGGATATGCACGACCTCGACCGGGCTCTGTTCGATGCGTTCGAGGATGTGTTTGGCGCGGTGGAGCGTTAG
- the gyrA gene encoding DNA gyrase subunit A: MQRSYLDYAMSVIVSRALPDVRDGLKPVHRRILHAMNEMGLSWNRSYRKSAGVVGEVMGKYHPHGDASIYDALVRMAQDWSLRDPLVDGQGNFGSIDGDSPAAMRYTECRLEKVTESLLSDIDKETVDFQDNYDGREQEPTVLPARFPNLLVNGSGGIAVGMATNVPPHNLAEVINGCIALIDNPAIELPEMMEHIPGPDFPTGGLILGRSGIYSAYSTGRGSILMRGKVAVESMRGDREAIIITEVPYQVNKATMIEKMADLVREKRIEGISDIRDESDRDGYRVVVELKRDAVTDVIINQLYRFTPLQSSFGANMVALNGGKPGLLNLLDILRAFVSFREEVVSRRTKFLLRKARDRAHVLVGLAIAVANIDEIIALIRRAPDPATARDQLMERRWPASDVAPLIMLIADPRHKLNDDNTYNLSEEQARAILDLRLQRLTALGRDEIADELNKIGVEIADYLEILASRLRIMGIVKDELIAIRDEFGTPRRSVLTDGGADMDDEDLIAREDMVVTVSHAGYIKRVPLATYRAQRRGGKGRSGVSMKDEDFVTRLFVANTHTPMLFFSSRGIVYKEKVWRLPIGTPQSRGKALINMLPLEQGERITTIMPLPEDEASWANLDVMFATTRGTVRRNKLSDFVQVNRNGKIAMKLEDEGDEILSVDTCDEFDDVLLTAAGGQCIRFPVTDVRVFVGRNSIGVRGISLAPGDKIISMAILGHVEASPAERSAYLKQAAADRRAQGADDAEEVALVGEEATDVADLSPERYAELRDREQTVLTVSEYGYGKRSSSYEFRVSGRGGKGIRATDTSKTDEIGKLVSLFPVEASDQILLVSDGGQLIRVPVNGIRIAGRSTKGVTIFNTADGEKVVSVERISETETDEIETEVPVEGGLISPDATNGSEEI; this comes from the coding sequence ATGCAGCGCTCCTATCTCGACTATGCGATGAGCGTGATCGTTAGCCGTGCGCTGCCCGATGTGCGCGACGGCCTGAAGCCCGTGCATCGACGCATACTGCATGCGATGAACGAAATGGGGCTGTCGTGGAACCGGTCCTATCGCAAGTCGGCCGGTGTCGTCGGTGAAGTGATGGGTAAATACCATCCGCATGGTGACGCTTCGATCTACGACGCGCTCGTTCGTATGGCGCAGGACTGGTCGCTGCGTGACCCGTTGGTTGACGGGCAAGGCAATTTCGGTTCGATCGATGGCGATTCCCCCGCAGCGATGCGGTACACGGAGTGCCGCCTGGAAAAGGTCACGGAGTCGCTGCTCTCCGATATTGACAAGGAAACGGTCGATTTCCAAGACAATTATGACGGCCGCGAGCAAGAGCCGACCGTTCTGCCGGCGCGCTTTCCGAATCTTCTCGTCAATGGTTCTGGCGGCATTGCCGTCGGCATGGCGACGAACGTGCCTCCGCACAATCTGGCCGAGGTCATCAACGGCTGTATTGCGCTGATCGACAATCCGGCGATCGAACTGCCGGAAATGATGGAACACATTCCAGGTCCGGATTTTCCCACCGGCGGCCTGATCCTTGGCCGATCCGGTATTTACTCTGCTTATAGCACAGGCCGCGGCTCGATCCTGATGCGCGGCAAGGTTGCTGTCGAAAGCATGCGCGGTGACCGCGAGGCCATTATCATCACCGAGGTGCCTTATCAGGTAAACAAGGCGACGATGATCGAGAAGATGGCCGATCTGGTGCGTGAAAAGCGCATCGAAGGCATTTCTGACATCCGCGATGAATCCGATCGTGACGGCTATCGTGTTGTGGTCGAACTGAAGCGCGATGCGGTCACTGACGTGATTATCAACCAGCTTTATCGTTTCACGCCACTACAGTCGTCTTTCGGCGCCAACATGGTGGCGCTCAATGGCGGCAAGCCAGGACTTTTGAACCTTCTCGACATTTTGCGGGCTTTCGTCAGCTTCCGCGAGGAAGTCGTCAGCCGCCGGACCAAATTCCTGCTGCGCAAGGCACGTGACCGCGCCCATGTATTGGTTGGTCTTGCTATTGCCGTAGCCAATATCGATGAGATCATCGCGTTGATCCGCCGCGCGCCGGATCCGGCAACGGCCCGCGATCAGTTGATGGAACGCCGGTGGCCTGCGAGTGATGTGGCGCCGTTGATCATGTTGATTGCCGATCCGCGCCACAAGCTCAACGACGACAACACCTACAATTTGTCGGAAGAGCAGGCGCGAGCCATTCTCGATCTGCGCCTGCAGCGCCTTACAGCACTCGGACGCGATGAAATCGCCGACGAGCTCAACAAGATCGGTGTCGAAATTGCCGACTACCTTGAGATACTGGCATCGCGTCTGCGCATCATGGGCATCGTCAAGGATGAACTCATTGCCATTCGCGATGAGTTTGGTACGCCACGTCGCTCGGTATTGACGGATGGCGGCGCTGACATGGACGATGAAGACCTCATCGCCCGTGAAGACATGGTCGTGACGGTCAGCCATGCCGGTTATATCAAGCGCGTGCCTTTGGCGACCTATCGCGCGCAGCGCCGCGGCGGCAAGGGCCGCTCGGGCGTTTCGATGAAGGACGAGGATTTTGTCACACGGCTCTTCGTGGCCAACACGCACACACCGATGCTGTTCTTCTCATCGCGCGGCATCGTTTACAAGGAAAAGGTCTGGCGCCTGCCGATCGGCACGCCACAATCGCGCGGCAAGGCCTTGATCAATATGCTGCCGCTCGAACAGGGCGAACGCATTACCACGATCATGCCGCTGCCGGAGGACGAGGCAAGCTGGGCCAATCTTGACGTGATGTTCGCCACGACGCGTGGGACGGTGCGCCGGAACAAGCTGTCCGATTTCGTTCAGGTCAATCGCAATGGCAAGATCGCGATGAAGCTGGAGGATGAGGGAGACGAAATCCTCAGCGTCGATACGTGTGACGAATTCGATGATGTGTTGCTGACTGCCGCCGGCGGCCAGTGCATCCGCTTCCCGGTAACCGATGTGCGTGTCTTCGTCGGCCGCAACTCAATCGGCGTTCGCGGTATTTCGCTGGCTCCAGGCGATAAAATCATATCGATGGCTATCCTTGGGCACGTCGAGGCAAGTCCTGCCGAACGCTCTGCCTATCTGAAGCAGGCTGCTGCTGATCGACGTGCGCAGGGTGCGGACGACGCAGAAGAAGTGGCACTCGTTGGTGAGGAAGCAACGGATGTGGCGGACCTGTCGCCGGAACGCTATGCCGAGCTGCGTGATCGCGAGCAGACTGTGCTTACAGTTAGCGAATACGGATACGGCAAGCGCTCCTCGTCCTATGAATTCCGCGTTTCCGGACGGGGTGGCAAGGGTATTCGGGCGACCGATACGTCGAAGACCGATGAGATTGGCAAGCTCGTATCCTTGTTCCCGGTAGAAGCGTCGGATCAGATCCTGCTTGTCTCCGATGGCGGGCAGCTGATCCGCGTGCCGGTCAACGGCATCCGCATTGCCGGACGTTCCACCAAGGGTGTCACGATATTCAATACGGCGGATGGCGAGAAAGTTGTTTCGGTAGAGCGGATTTCGGAAACCGAAACCGACGAAATCGAGACTGAAGTTCCGGTTGAAGGCGGCTTGATATCGCCAGACGCGACAAACGGCTCTGAAGAAATCTAG
- a CDS encoding MarC family protein, protein MVTIDPPGLAPLFLALTTGMNRAERSQVALRSSLTAFVVLTIFAIAGAQILALFGITLGAFRIAGGLLLFWIAFEMIFERRNERKEKSAEVAITKDHIRNIAAFPLAIPLIAGPGAISATILLAGTLSSATSRLALIGIILICIASCYAVFFLAERIDGFLGETGRSILTRLLGVILAALAVQFVADGIRTLVNS, encoded by the coding sequence ATGGTTACGATCGATCCGCCCGGTCTCGCACCGCTGTTTCTGGCGCTGACGACAGGCATGAACCGGGCAGAGCGCAGTCAGGTTGCGCTCCGGTCCAGCCTCACAGCGTTCGTCGTTCTTACCATCTTCGCGATTGCCGGTGCGCAGATACTTGCGCTGTTCGGCATCACCCTCGGCGCCTTCCGCATTGCGGGTGGTCTGCTTCTGTTCTGGATAGCCTTCGAGATGATCTTTGAGCGGCGCAACGAGCGCAAGGAGAAAAGTGCAGAGGTTGCGATTACAAAGGATCACATCCGCAACATTGCCGCCTTTCCTTTGGCGATACCGTTGATCGCCGGTCCGGGCGCGATTTCCGCAACCATTCTTCTTGCAGGAACGCTTTCGAGTGCCACATCGCGACTGGCTTTGATCGGCATAATCCTGATCTGCATAGCCTCTTGCTATGCTGTGTTTTTCCTTGCCGAGCGTATCGACGGCTTTCTTGGTGAAACAGGCCGTTCAATATTGACCAGACTACTCGGCGTAATTCTCGCCGCCCTCGCCGTCCAGTTCGTGGCGGACGGTATCCGGACCCTCGTCAACAGCTGA